The following proteins are co-located in the Lagenorhynchus albirostris chromosome 2, mLagAlb1.1, whole genome shotgun sequence genome:
- the SEMA4A gene encoding semaphorin-4A has protein sequence MALPALGLDSWSLLGLFLFQLLLLLLPPPTTARGDGQGPTPRVKYYAGDGRRALSFFHQKGLQDFDTLLLSGDGDTLYVGAREAILALNIQDPGVPRLKNMIPWPASDRKKSECAFKKKSNETQCFNFIRVLVSFNATHLYACGTFAFSPACTFIELQDSNLLPISEDKVVEGKGQSPFDPAHKHTAVLADGMLYSGTMNNFLGSEPILMRTLGSQPVLKTDNFLRWLQPDASFVAAIPSTHVVYFFFEETASEFEFFEKLHTSRVARVCKSDVGGEKLLQKKWTTFLKAQLLCAQPGQLPFNIIRHAVLLADNSSTDPYVYAVFTSQWQVGGTRSSAVCAFSLKDIKHVFEGKYKELNKETSRWTTYGFSDISPRPGSCLEGPSSDKALTFMKDHFLMDEPVVGTPLLVKSGVEYTRLAVETAQGIDGNSHLVMYLGTSTGSLHKAVVSGDNNAYLVEEIQLFPDPEPVRNLQLAPTQGAVFAGFSGGIWRVPRANCSVYDSCVDCVLARDPHCAWDPESQICRLLPTPIPKSWKQDMERGNPEWACANGPMGRSGRPRSRPQIIKEVLAVPNSILELPCPHLSALASYHWSHGTAAISDISSTVYHGSLLLLLRDGVGGLYQCWATENDFSYPVVSYWVDSQDQPLALDPELAGIPRERMEASLTTVGGGAALAAPRSYWPHFLTVTVLLALVLSGALILLLASPLGALRARGKVQGCGTLPLGEKAPLSREQCLQSPKEFRTSASDVDADSNLQGTEVA, from the exons GGGATGGACGCAGAGCTCTTAGCTTCTTCCACCAGAAGGGCCTCCAGGATTTTGACACTCTGCTCCTGAGTGGTGATGGAGACACTCTCTATGTGGGGGCTCGAGAGGCCATTCTGGCTTTGAATATCCAGGATCCAGGGGTACCAAGGCTGAAGAACATG ATACCCTGGCCAGCCAGTGACCGAAAAAAGAGTGAATGTGCCTTTAAGAAGAAGAGCAATGAG ACACAGTGTTTCAACTTTATTCGTGTCCTGGTCTCCTTCAATGCCACCCATCTCTACGCCTGTGGCACCTTCGCCTTCAGCCCTGCTTGTACCTTCATT GAACTCCAAGATTCCAACCTGTTGCCCATCTCGGAGGACAAGGTTGTAGAGGGGAAAGGCCAAAGCCCCTTCGACCCCGCCCATAAGCACACGGCTGTCCTGGCAG ATGGGATGCTCTATTCCGGCACCATGAACAACTTCCTGGGCAGTGAGCCCATCCTGATGCGCACACTGGGATCCCAGCCTGTCCTCAAGACGGACAATTTCCTCCGCTGGCTGCAAC CGGACGCCTCCTTCGTGGCAGCCATCCCTTCGACCCACGTCGTCTACTTCTTCTTCGAGGAGACAGCCAGCGAGTTTGAGTTCTTCGAGAAGCTCCACACATCCCGGGTGGCCAGAGTCTGCAAG AGCGACGTAGGCGGCGAAAAGCTGCTGCAGAAGAAGTGGACCACCTTCTTGAAGGCCCAGCTACTCTGCGCCCAGCCGGGGCAGCTGCCCTTCAACATCATCCGTCACGCTGTCCTGCTGGCAGACAATTCCTCCACCGATCCCTATGTCTACGCTGTCTTCACCTCTCAGTG GCAGGTTGGTGGGACCAGGAGCTCTGCTGTCTGTGCTTTCTCACTCAAGGATATCAAGCATGTCTTTGAGGGGAAGTATAAGGAATTGAACAAAGAGACTTCACGCTGGACTACTTACGGGTTCTCTGATATCAGTCCTCGGCCAGGCAGC TGCTTGGAGGGCCCCTCCTCTGATAAAGCCTTGACCTTCATGAAGGACCATTTCCTGATGGATGAGCCGGTGGTGGGGACACCCCTGCTGGTGAAGTCTGGTGTGGAGTACACACGGCTTGCGGTGGAGACAGCCCAGGGCATCGATGGGAATAGCCATCTGGTCATGTACCTGGGCACCA GCACAGGGTCCCTCCACAAggctgtggtgagtggggacaACAACGCTTATCTGGTGGAGGAGATCCAGCTGTTCCCTGACCCTGAGCCTGTTCGCAACCTGCAGctggcccccacccag GGCGCAGTGTTTGCAGGCTTCTCAGGAGGCATCTGGAGGGTTCCCCGAGCCAACTGTAGTGTCTACGACAGCTGTGTGGACTGTGTCCTTGCCCGGGACCCTCACTGTGCTTGGGACCCAGAGTCCCAAATCTGccgcctcctgcccacccccatccc GAAGTCCTGGAAGCAGGACATGGAGCGTGGGAACCCAGAGTGGGCATGTGCCAATGGCCCCATGGGCAGGAGCGGAAGGCCTCGGAGCCGCCCCCAAATCA TTAAAGAAGTCCTGGCTGTCCCCAACTCTATCCTGgagctcccctgcccccacctctcaGCTCTGGCCTCTTACCACTGGAGTCACGGCACAGCAGCGATCTCGGACATCTCTTCCACAGTCTACCATGGCTCCCTCTTGCTGCTACTgcgagatggggtggggggtctCTATCAGTGCTGGGCCACTGAGAATGACTTCTCATACCCTGTGGTCTCCTACTGGGTGGACAGTCAGGACCAACCCCTGGCCCTGGATCCTGAACTGGCGGGCATTCCCCGGGAACGCATGGAGGCCTCGCTGACCACAGTCGGTGGTGGGGCTGCCCTGGCTGCCCCGCGGTCCTACTGGCCCCACTTCCTCACCGTCACTGTACTCCTTGCCTTAGTGCTTTCAGGAGCCCTCATCCTCCTCCTCGCCTCCCCTTTGGGGGCACTCCGAGCCCGGGGCAAGGTCCAAGGCTGTGGGACCCTGCCCCTCGGGGAGAAGGCCCCATTGAGCAGGGAGCAGTGCCTCCAATCCCCCAAGGAATTCAGGACCTCTGCCAGTGATGTGGACGCTGACAGCAACCTCCAGGGCACTGAGGTGGCTTAA
- the LOC132512274 gene encoding solute carrier family 25 member 44 isoform X7, translating into MWVRRSSEGPAQETRNKVRSPDTMEDKRNIQIIEWEHLDKKKFYVFGVAMTMMIRVSVYPFTLIRTRLQVQKGKSLYHGTFDAFIKILRADGVTGLYRGFLVNTFTLISGQCYVTTYELTRKFVADYSQSNTVKSLVAGGSASLVAQSITVPIDVVSQHLMMQRKGEKMGRFQVRGNPKGQGVVAFGQTKDIIRQILRADGLRGFYRGYVASLLTYIPNSAVWWPFYHFYAGLPWWRSG; encoded by the exons ATGTGGGTCAGGAGGAGCTCAGAGGGGCCAGCACAGGAAACCAGAAATAAAGTGAG GTCTCCAGACACAATGGAGGACAAACGTAACATCCAGATCATCGAGTGGGAACACCTGGACAAGAAGAAGTTCTACGTCTTTGGTGTGGCAATGACGATGATGATCCGTGTCAGTGTCTACCCATTCACCCTCATCCGCACTCGCTTGCAGGTTCAGAAAGGCAAGAGCCTCTACCATGGGACCTTTGATGCCTTCATCAAGATCCTACGGGCAGATGGTGTGACTGGCCTCTACCGGGGGTTCCTGGTCAACACCTTCACCCTCATATCTGGCCAGTGCTATGTTACTACTTATGAGCTCACCCGGAAGTTTGTAGCTGACTACAGCCAGAGCAACACAGTCAAATCACTGGTGGCCGGTGGCTCGGCCTCTCTCGTGGCTCAGAGCATCACAGTGCCCATTGATGTGGTCTCCCAGCACCTGATGATGCAGCGCAAGGGTGAGAAAATGGGCCGCTTCCAAGTGCGAGGGAATCCAAAGGGACAAGGGGTAGTTGCCTTTGGCCAAACCAAGGACATCATCAGGCAGATCCTGCGGGCTGATGGACTTCGTGGCTTCTACCGGGGCTATGTGGCTTCGCTGCTTACTTACATCCCAAACAGTGCTGTCTGGTGGCCCTTCTACCACTTCTATGCAG